A window of Etheostoma spectabile isolate EspeVRDwgs_2016 chromosome 18, UIUC_Espe_1.0, whole genome shotgun sequence contains these coding sequences:
- the hey2 gene encoding hairy/enhancer-of-split related with YRPW motif protein 2 — protein sequence MKRPCEDSSSAESDAEETIDVGRESISPGYMKTSYMGCGSPTTTTQVMARKKRRGIIEKRRRDRINNSLSELRRLVPTAFEKQGSAKLEKAEILQMTVDHLKVLQATGGKGYFDAHALALDFLSLGFRECVTEVSRYLSAAEGLDSSDPLRSRLLSHLGSCSLQRDALAISSYSPHHHPHHHHLTQQPHPLTHPFHPHHWAAAVATAAAFRPPAYGLSGLCVSPDSAGSGAPQRLTEASRRSVASTHADSTTSSSSSAHTPLSASLLSASFPMALHGGFPMLHPASFHSSSTAATTSPPISSSPSSSAQTPHSSSKPYRPWGTEVGAF from the exons ATGAAGCGGCCGTGCGAGGACAGCAGCTCGGCAGAAAGTGACGCGGAGGAGACCATCGATGTGGGCAGAGAAAGCATCTCTCCAGG ATACATGAAGACGTCCTATATGGGATGCGGATCACCGACAACCACCACTCAAGTGATGGCGAGGAAAAAGCGCAGAGGG attaTTGAGAAGAGACGCAGGGACAGAATCAACAACAGTCTGTCAGAGTTACGGAGGCTCGTCCCAACGGCGTTCGAGAAGCAG GGCTCAGCTAAACTGGAGAAGGCCGAGATTCTGCAGATGACTGTGGACCACCTGAAGGTGCTGCAGGCCACTGGAGGGAAAG gttATTTTGACGCCCACGCTCTGGCGCTGGACTTCCTGTCTCTGGGTTTCCGGGAGTGTGTGACGGAGGTTTCCCGCTACCTGAGCGCTGCGGAGGGCCTGGACTCCAGCGACCCCCTGCGGTCCCGCCTCCTCTCCCACCTCGGCTCCTGCTCCTTGCAGCGCGACGCCCTCGCCATCAGCTCCTACTCCccacaccaccacccccaccaccaccacctcacGCAGCAGCCTCACCCGTTAACTCACCCCTTCCACCCCCACCACTGGGCCGCTGCCGTCGCCACGGCGGCCGCCTTCCGGCCTCCGGCGTACGGACTGAGCGGGCTGTGCGTTTCTCCGGACTCCGCGGGAAGCGGAGCCCCCCAGAGGCTGACGGAGGCGTCCCGGCGCAGCGTGGCATCCACCCACGCAgactccaccacctcctcctcctcctccgctcaCACCCCTCTCTCCGcctccctcctctctgcatCGTTTCCCATGGCCCTCCACGGAGGATTCCCCATGCTGCATCCCGCCTCCTTCCACTCCTCCTCCACCGCCGCCACCACCAGTCCTCccatctcttcttctccttcctcttcGGCCCAGACTCCTCACAGCAGCAGCAAGCCCTACCGACCGTGGGGAACCGAGGTCGGAGCTTTCTGA